In the genome of Acidobacteriota bacterium, one region contains:
- a CDS encoding pectate lyase — translation MAETLFLRPSPLVTVRPCAALAALLLTIAVPDAGGQPVAPVGPLPAVAAGAAGAPLVYTPDAHGNRIPDFSHAGYRGGGRTLPDVPARLVVGPGGGRDGARIQAALDAVARLPVDANGFRGAVLLEPGTYEVDGSLAIAESGVVLRGAGPTEGGTTIVATGTSRRSLIIVAGSGERQEIDGARAPIADDYVPVGATSVTLAADVGLAVGDRVLVRRGSTLEWIDLLGMNTFGGWRPENRLHWQPGSRDVVWDRVITAVDGRRVTLDAPITTAIDRAYGGGSVVGYDFPGRISDVGVENLGLVSAHDPARPKDEDHAWIGISLDKVENAWVRRVSARHFVSYVVNVEADSRAVTVDEVEAFEPVSEIGGYRRRVFYTAGQLTLFRRCRSEFGRHDFAVGFAAAGPNVFLECRSREALGESGPLESWASGVLYDNVVVRGHALRLGDRGVAGQGTGWAAANSVLWNCEATDIDVHNPPGAFNRAYGCKGIASGDGFVHDPRAVPYRDFYRGLAVEPRSLYLAQLAERLGPEALSALDAPGPSLDRAGARMLTADDLAAFDRREAERRAQPSAGPLRREGASFTIDGTRAWSTRRSYSWFQAQMPRHLAQPFGPAITRFAPGRTGAGLTDDLEEMAAGLAPGTAFYQHYGLWYDRRRVDHNYDGSADRRTGDVWAPFMELPWARSGQGRAWDGLSRYDLTRFNPWYFERLAAFAGIADRRGLILYHHFYFQHWLLESRSHYVDFPWRPVNALQDTGLPDEVPAANAFYDIDHPLRRDLHRLYIRRALDALEGHTNVVHGIDREYTGSLAFVRFWLDTLAEWQREHGRALFIALEIPKDQMDAILDDPVRGPMVSAIDFHAWVYRPDGRLFAARGELNRAPREQRPDIATPDELEVLKARLGRSALDQRDFLNSPDYQKLFDTLWASSTPMKYRAWREYRDRYPDLVILRTDDAYPDLTRGVEQVVPRGVRQALRPTGAVLSPRETAWAVASRGAAYLVYATTSQVVELDLTGDAASYDVTWIDGMTGTSHATVARVPGGGIVSLVPPVASSDRPWAAWLAPASNAPPPANGVLAAGVPPVVWHVDNLQRIGGHAVTVVGRPRVVETEVGPAVEFNGESDGLLLDVNPIAGMASFTVEVLFAPAADGPEEQRFLHVEESGTGNRALIETRRLPGGTWCLDTFLRYGDAGLTLIDRALVHPAGTWHVAALTYDGTTMRHFVDGVLQGEGRVDFRPLKNGRTSIGVRQNRVSWFKGRIREVRVTPTALDAAHLQRPPGR, via the coding sequence ATGGCCGAGACGCTCTTCCTTCGACCCAGCCCGCTCGTGACGGTCCGGCCGTGCGCGGCGCTGGCCGCCCTGCTGCTGACGATCGCGGTGCCCGACGCCGGCGGGCAGCCCGTGGCGCCGGTCGGACCGCTGCCAGCCGTCGCGGCCGGTGCGGCGGGAGCGCCGCTCGTCTACACCCCCGACGCCCACGGGAACCGCATCCCCGACTTCTCGCACGCCGGCTATCGCGGCGGCGGCCGGACCCTTCCCGACGTTCCGGCGCGGCTCGTCGTGGGGCCTGGTGGCGGGCGCGACGGGGCGCGCATTCAGGCGGCGCTCGATGCCGTGGCCCGGCTGCCGGTCGACGCGAACGGATTCCGCGGCGCGGTCCTCCTCGAGCCCGGCACCTACGAAGTGGACGGCTCGCTCGCGATCGCCGAGAGCGGCGTGGTGCTTCGCGGCGCAGGACCCACGGAAGGCGGCACGACGATCGTCGCCACGGGCACCTCGCGCCGGTCGCTCATCATCGTCGCCGGTTCTGGTGAACGGCAGGAGATCGACGGCGCGCGGGCGCCGATCGCCGACGACTACGTGCCCGTCGGCGCGACCAGCGTGACTCTGGCCGCCGACGTCGGCCTTGCGGTCGGCGACAGGGTGCTCGTACGGCGAGGGTCGACGCTCGAGTGGATCGACCTGCTCGGCATGAACACCTTTGGCGGGTGGCGGCCCGAGAACCGGCTGCACTGGCAGCCGGGCTCGCGCGACGTCGTGTGGGACCGCGTCATCACGGCCGTCGACGGCCGGCGCGTCACCCTCGATGCCCCAATCACCACCGCCATCGATCGCGCATACGGCGGCGGGTCCGTCGTTGGGTACGACTTCCCCGGCCGCATCAGCGACGTCGGCGTCGAGAACCTCGGGCTCGTCTCGGCCCACGACCCGGCACGACCGAAAGACGAGGACCACGCGTGGATCGGCATCTCGCTCGACAAGGTGGAGAACGCGTGGGTGCGCCGGGTGTCGGCCCGCCACTTCGTGAGCTACGTCGTCAACGTCGAAGCCGACAGCCGGGCAGTGACGGTCGACGAGGTCGAGGCCTTCGAGCCGGTGTCTGAGATCGGAGGCTATCGCCGCCGCGTCTTCTACACGGCCGGTCAGCTCACGCTGTTCCGCCGGTGCCGCAGTGAATTCGGGCGGCACGACTTCGCGGTCGGGTTCGCGGCCGCCGGGCCCAACGTGTTCCTCGAGTGCCGCTCGCGCGAGGCCCTCGGCGAGAGCGGCCCGCTCGAGAGCTGGGCGTCGGGCGTCCTTTACGACAACGTCGTCGTGAGGGGCCATGCGCTCAGGCTGGGCGATCGGGGCGTGGCCGGGCAGGGCACGGGCTGGGCCGCCGCGAACTCCGTGTTGTGGAACTGCGAGGCGACCGACATCGACGTGCACAACCCTCCGGGCGCGTTCAACCGCGCGTACGGGTGCAAGGGCATCGCGTCGGGTGATGGCTTCGTGCACGACCCGCGCGCCGTGCCGTACCGCGACTTCTACCGGGGCCTCGCGGTCGAGCCTCGGAGCCTCTATCTCGCGCAGCTCGCCGAGCGCCTCGGACCGGAGGCGCTGTCGGCGCTCGACGCTCCCGGGCCGTCACTCGACCGCGCCGGCGCGCGGATGCTGACCGCCGACGACCTCGCGGCCTTCGACCGCCGCGAGGCGGAGCGCCGCGCGCAGCCGTCGGCGGGGCCGCTGCGGCGCGAGGGGGCGAGCTTCACGATCGATGGCACGCGGGCGTGGTCGACCCGCCGGTCGTACTCCTGGTTCCAGGCCCAGATGCCCCGGCACCTCGCGCAGCCGTTCGGGCCGGCCATCACGCGGTTCGCGCCGGGGCGCACCGGCGCGGGCCTGACCGACGATCTCGAGGAGATGGCAGCGGGCCTCGCGCCGGGGACCGCGTTCTACCAGCACTACGGCCTGTGGTACGACCGTCGTCGGGTCGACCACAACTACGACGGCTCGGCCGACCGGCGCACGGGCGATGTCTGGGCGCCCTTCATGGAGCTGCCCTGGGCGCGAAGCGGGCAGGGCCGCGCGTGGGACGGGCTCAGCAGGTACGATCTGACGCGCTTCAACCCGTGGTACTTCGAGCGCCTCGCCGCATTCGCCGGCATCGCCGACCGCCGCGGGCTGATCCTCTACCACCATTTCTACTTTCAGCACTGGCTCCTCGAGAGCCGCTCGCACTACGTCGACTTCCCCTGGCGCCCCGTCAACGCCCTGCAGGACACCGGCTTGCCCGACGAGGTACCCGCCGCCAACGCGTTCTACGACATCGACCATCCGTTGCGGCGCGACCTGCATCGCCTCTACATCCGCCGTGCGCTCGACGCGCTGGAGGGCCACACCAACGTCGTGCACGGCATCGATCGGGAGTACACCGGGTCGCTGGCGTTCGTACGGTTCTGGCTCGACACGCTCGCCGAGTGGCAGCGAGAGCACGGGCGTGCGCTCTTCATCGCCCTGGAGATTCCGAAAGACCAGATGGACGCCATCCTCGACGATCCGGTGCGCGGGCCGATGGTGAGCGCCATCGACTTCCATGCCTGGGTGTATCGCCCCGACGGACGGCTCTTCGCCGCGCGCGGCGAGCTCAATCGCGCACCACGCGAGCAGCGGCCAGATATCGCGACACCCGACGAGCTCGAGGTGCTGAAGGCGCGTCTCGGCCGGTCGGCCCTCGACCAGCGTGACTTCCTGAACAGCCCCGACTACCAGAAGCTGTTCGACACGCTGTGGGCGAGCTCGACGCCGATGAAGTACCGCGCCTGGCGCGAGTACCGCGACCGGTATCCCGACCTCGTGATCCTGCGCACCGACGACGCCTATCCCGACCTGACGCGCGGCGTGGAGCAGGTCGTGCCACGCGGCGTGCGCCAGGCCCTGCGGCCCACCGGCGCCGTCCTCTCGCCGCGCGAGACCGCGTGGGCCGTCGCCAGTCGCGGTGCGGCCTATCTCGTGTACGCGACGACCAGTCAGGTGGTCGAGCTCGACCTCACCGGCGACGCCGCGAGCTATGACGTCACGTGGATTGACGGGATGACGGGGACGAGCCACGCGACGGTCGCGCGCGTCCCGGGCGGCGGCATCGTGTCGCTCGTGCCCCCCGTCGCCTCGTCCGACCGGCCCTGGGCGGCGTGGTTGGCCCCTGCATCCAATGCACCCCCACCCGCGAACGGCGTCCTGGCGGCGGGCGTTCCGCCGGTCGTGTGGCACGTCGACAACCTCCAACGCATCGGGGGGCATGCCGTGACCGTCGTGGGCCGCCCGCGCGTGGTCGAGACCGAGGTCGGCCCAGCCGTCGAGTTCAACGGTGAGTCGGACGGGCTGCTGCTCGACGTGAACCCGATCGCCGGCATGGCGAGCTTCACCGTCGAAGTGCTGTTCGCTCCGGCCGCCGACGGCCCTGAAGAGCAGCGGTTCCTCCACGTCGAGGAGTCGGGGACCGGCAACCGCGCGCTCATCGAGACGCGTCGCCTGCCCGGCGGGACCTGGTGCCTCGACACGTTCCTGAGGTACGGCGACGCGGGGCTGACGCTGATCGATCGCGCGCTCGTGCACCCGGCTGGCACGTGGCACGTGGCCGCCCTGACCTACGACGGGACGACCATGCGCCACTTCGTCGACGGCGTGCTCCAGGGAGAGGGCCGGGTCGACTTCCGCCCCTTGAAGAACGGGCGCACGTCGATTGGCGTGCGCCAGAATCGCGTGTCGTGGTTCAAGGGCCGCATCCGGGAAGTGCGCGTCACCCCGACGGCGCTCGACGCCGCGCACTTGCAGCGCCCGCCCGGCAGGTGA
- a CDS encoding FadR family transcriptional regulator: MSNLIVEGERAVEREAEDSTEQVVSHVRTLIEGGQLRPGDRLPAERELATQIGVSRPTVRAGLRALAAMGVVQSRHGSGTYIQDGPPTLGSQPLSFLAALHGFTREDMYEARRILEVGAAGLAAERATPEAIATLAEEVASLFASMHDPQVFLVHDINFHRAVALASGNPIVASLVQMVSTLYYERRRVTADHASDRDLRDAAEMHRRVYQAIRARDPDGARLAMNEHLTLASAYQAQEPEGDSLPPPTRPAWGAPPARRGTPPVRRRRKAPVPPSSSPSSE; the protein is encoded by the coding sequence ATGAGCAACCTCATCGTCGAAGGAGAACGGGCGGTGGAGCGCGAGGCCGAGGACAGCACCGAGCAGGTGGTGTCGCACGTGCGCACGCTCATCGAGGGCGGCCAGCTCCGGCCGGGCGACCGCCTGCCGGCGGAGCGAGAGCTGGCGACGCAGATTGGCGTGAGCCGGCCCACGGTGCGCGCGGGCCTTCGCGCGCTGGCGGCCATGGGCGTGGTGCAGTCCAGGCACGGGTCGGGCACGTACATCCAGGACGGGCCGCCGACGCTCGGCAGTCAGCCGCTCAGCTTCCTCGCCGCGCTGCACGGCTTCACGCGCGAAGACATGTACGAGGCGCGCCGCATCCTCGAGGTCGGCGCGGCCGGCCTGGCGGCCGAACGCGCGACGCCGGAGGCGATTGCGACGCTCGCCGAGGAGGTGGCGAGCCTGTTCGCGTCGATGCACGATCCGCAGGTCTTCCTCGTTCACGACATCAACTTCCACCGGGCGGTCGCGCTCGCGTCGGGCAACCCGATTGTCGCCTCGCTCGTGCAGATGGTGTCGACGCTCTACTACGAGCGGCGCCGCGTGACGGCCGACCACGCCTCCGACCGCGACCTGCGCGACGCGGCCGAGATGCACCGGCGCGTCTACCAGGCGATCCGCGCGCGCGATCCCGACGGGGCGCGTCTCGCGATGAACGAGCACCTGACGCTCGCCAGCGCGTACCAGGCCCAGGAGCCGGAGGGCGACTCGCTGCCTCCGCCCACTCGGCCGGCGTGGGGGGCACCCCCCGCCCGTCGCGGGACGCCGCCCGTGCGCCGGCGCCGGAAGGCGCCCGTTCCACCCTCATCGTCCCCGTCATCGGAGTGA
- a CDS encoding 5-deoxy-glucuronate isomerase: MSPTAIATDTCIVRNTAARKGRTRTVSPDTTAARQLHYGRIILDAADAALRVEPGGFETGLVCLKGSATVRVAGTDYACRPYDALYVPREEPFEVVPGPEGCDFAEMAAAVETRYPVQFVAYADVQKDPGLHFKAGGTASQRELNILIGKNVQAGRIMAGVTFSAEGNWTSWPPHEHAAMLEEAYLYIDMPAPSFGVQLVYTNANEPELATIVREGDLVLMPQGYHPNVAAPGGQINFLWMMAAHRELEDRQFGVVNVHPHYATASSGLDAGRAQK, encoded by the coding sequence ATGAGTCCAACCGCCATCGCGACCGACACCTGCATCGTCCGGAACACCGCCGCACGGAAGGGCCGGACCCGGACCGTGTCGCCCGACACGACCGCCGCCCGCCAGTTGCACTACGGCCGCATCATCCTCGATGCCGCCGACGCCGCACTTCGGGTCGAGCCTGGCGGGTTCGAGACGGGCCTCGTGTGCCTCAAGGGCAGCGCCACGGTCCGGGTCGCCGGCACCGACTACGCGTGCCGGCCGTACGACGCGCTCTACGTTCCCCGCGAGGAGCCGTTCGAGGTGGTCCCCGGGCCCGAGGGCTGCGATTTCGCCGAGATGGCGGCGGCGGTCGAGACGCGGTACCCCGTACAGTTCGTGGCCTACGCGGACGTGCAGAAGGATCCCGGCCTGCACTTCAAAGCCGGGGGCACGGCGTCCCAGCGCGAACTGAACATCCTCATCGGCAAGAACGTGCAGGCCGGACGGATCATGGCTGGCGTCACGTTCAGCGCCGAGGGCAACTGGACCTCGTGGCCGCCGCACGAGCACGCGGCGATGCTCGAAGAGGCCTACCTCTACATCGACATGCCCGCGCCGTCCTTCGGCGTGCAGCTCGTCTACACGAACGCGAACGAGCCGGAGCTCGCCACGATCGTCCGGGAGGGCGACCTCGTGCTGATGCCGCAGGGCTACCACCCCAACGTGGCGGCGCCCGGCGGACAGATCAACTTCCTGTGGATGATGGCGGCGCACCGCGAACTGGAGGACCGGCAGTTCGGCGTCGTGAACGTCCACCCGCACTACGCGACAGCCTCGTCGGGACTCGACGCCGGCCGGGCGCAGAAGTAG
- the kduD gene encoding 2-dehydro-3-deoxy-D-gluconate 5-dehydrogenase KduD — translation MDRFSLTGKVALVTGASRGLGAGMATGLAEAGADVVLHDHPSCAAGLAETAGGVAERTGVRTRAMTADLADRAEADRLVADTIAQMGRLDILVNNAGIIRRAPAAEFPDDYWDDVMAVNLTAVFVLCRAAGRHMLERGSGKIINVASLLAFQGGITVPSYAAAKGGVAQVTKALANEWAGRGINVNAIAPGYMRTENTKPLFDDETRNRQISERIPAGRWGEPTDLAGVAVFLASAASDYVNGHVLVVDGGWLAR, via the coding sequence ATGGATCGCTTCTCGCTCACGGGGAAGGTGGCGCTCGTCACCGGCGCCTCGCGCGGGCTGGGCGCCGGGATGGCGACCGGGCTCGCCGAGGCCGGCGCGGATGTCGTGCTGCACGATCACCCGTCGTGCGCCGCGGGGCTGGCGGAGACGGCCGGGGGCGTCGCCGAACGGACCGGCGTGCGCACGAGGGCGATGACCGCCGATCTCGCCGATCGTGCCGAGGCCGACCGTCTGGTCGCCGACACCATCGCGCAGATGGGCCGGCTCGACATCCTCGTGAACAACGCCGGGATCATCCGCCGGGCGCCCGCCGCCGAGTTTCCAGACGACTACTGGGACGATGTGATGGCGGTGAACCTCACGGCGGTGTTCGTGCTGTGCCGCGCGGCCGGCCGGCACATGCTCGAGCGGGGCAGCGGCAAGATCATCAACGTCGCCTCGCTGCTCGCCTTCCAGGGGGGCATCACCGTGCCGTCGTACGCGGCGGCCAAGGGCGGCGTGGCGCAGGTGACCAAGGCGCTCGCCAACGAGTGGGCGGGCCGCGGCATCAACGTCAACGCGATTGCGCCGGGGTACATGCGCACCGAGAACACGAAGCCGCTCTTCGACGACGAGACGCGGAACCGGCAGATCTCGGAACGCATTCCGGCGGGCCGGTGGGGCGAGCCGACCGACCTCGCCGGCGTGGCCGTCTTCCTCGCGTCGGCGGCATCCGATTACGTCAACGGCCACGTGCTCGTGGTCGACGGCGGCTGGCTCGCGCGCTGA